Below is a genomic region from Pseudomonas svalbardensis.
GCGCAAGCTCGGTGGCTTGCGGGGTGTTCTGGGCCTTGGCCAATTGGCTGAAGACATAAGCGTTAAGCGGGTCGGGCCGGGTGCCCTTGCCTTGGGAGAACAGTTGGGCAATGGCGAAGTCGGCGCTGTTCTGGCCGTTACGCGCAGCCTTGAGCAGGTGGTCCAGCGCTTTTTGCGAATAGACCTTGCCCAGGTAACCGCGACGGTAGATCTGGCCGAGGTAGTAATCGGCGGCCACTTCTCTGTCGACGGCTTTCTTGAAATGTTCTTCGGCGACCTTCGCGTCGGCCGGCACCATTTTGCCTTCGTAGTAGAGCTTGCCCAGCAACAGTTCGGCGCGCGGCTGGTCGGCGGCGCGGCCGTTGTCCAGGTACTTCATCATCGTGTCGACGTCACCCAGTTCGGGGAAGTCGTAGAGCAGTTGCGCCAGGCTGACCCAGGAAGCGGGGTAGCCGGGTGCGATGCCTTCGAGCAGCGACTGCGCGGTTTTCTCGTCGGTCGTGCCCAGGGATGCATCGCCCAGCACGCGAGCCACGCTGTCCACCCGCTGGGCGGAAACCGTGCCGCGAGCCTGAGCGGCTTGCATTTGCTTGATCAGCTCGGCCTGTTGCTCTGGCTGGGCTTTTTTCTGATAAACCGTGGCCAGTTCGACGTAGCAGATGTCGGTGGTGTTCAACGCGGCTTTGCAGATCGTTTCCACTTCGTCCAGATGCTGGTCGTAAGTGCCCTGGGTGCGATAGAGCAGCACTTGGGCCAGGCCCGCTTCCGGCTTGCCTTCGGCGCGCCATTGGCTGATCTGCTGTTGCGCGTTGACGTTCGGGAAACTGTGCGGGTATTGCAGGTACAACATCGCCAGCGGGATCAGGGTGTTGCCTTCGCCTGCGGCAGTGGCTTTCTTCAACAGGCCTTCAGCTTCGTGCTGTTCGGCTTCGGTTGAGCCGGGTTTGGCCACCAGCAGACGACCCAGGCGAGCCTGGGCCCGCGGCGAGACGCTGGCCGCGGCGCGATAAGTCGCCTCAGCTTTCTTGATCTGCGCCGGGTCACGGCTGTCGACCTGGATATCGGCGAGGCCAACCTGTGCTTCGCTGTAGCCCAGGTCTGCCAGTTGCTGGTAATTCTGCGCCGCCAGCGTGGTATCACCGCGCTTGAGGGCTTCGTTGGCCAGACGCTGGTCGGGCAGGCCGGCGCATCCGGCCAGGGCAATTGCCATGGCCAGAGTCAGCGGGACTGGCAGGATTCTGAGTGGGCTAGTCACGGGCATGTCCTCTTGTTTTTAACGACCGGCGGCCATGGCTTTATCGATCAGCCAGTTCAGGTTCGGACCACGAGTGCTGTTCACTTCAACCGGACGACCGGCGAATTTGCTGTCCAGCGGCTCGTCAGGCTTGATCAGCACGCGGATGTCGGACGACAGGTCGGCGCTTTTCAGGCTGGTGCTGCTGACGATCGTGCCGCTGCGGGTTTTGTCTTCGCCGGCGATCTGGAAGCTGACGGTGCTGCCTGGCAGCACGTCGCCGAACTGGCGATAGGAGAAGCGCGCTTCAACGTTGGCTTCGCTGTTACGCGGCACCAGTTGGAAGATTACGTCGCCCTTGCTGGCGTACTGGCCGTCGGCGACCATTTGCTGCGCCACGGTGCAATCGCACGGCGACGTCAGGGTGCCGGTCATTTGTTTGCCGAACAGCTCTTCAACCTTGGCCGGTTGCAGTTGGTTATCGTCCAGATGGCCCTTGAGTACGTCGAGCATGCTGGTGCTGAACGTCGCCAGCGGGGCGCCCTTGGCCGCAACGCCGTCGGTTTTCACCAGGCTCTGCACCGTGCCGTCGCGCGGCATGGTGATGTTCATGCCCGCCACGCTGACCAAACCGGCCTGGGCGTGGCTGACGAAGTACATGCCGTACACCGACTTGAAAATGAAGCCGAATGCTGTCAGACCGACGAGGAATATCGCGAAGCTGAAGGTCACGGCACGCAGACGACCGAACGGAGTCATGCCGTGGCCGCCATCCTTGACCTTGCGCGCCTTGGTGAAGTTGTCGCGTTGCAGGGTGGCCAGCACTTCACCCATGGTGACGATGTCGCCGGCCAGGTGAGAAGTGATCAGGTGGCGCAGGGTGGAAATGTCCTGAGATTCGAGGTTCTGGAACTGGCAACCGGTACGACCGGTTTCGCGGTCGTGGGAGCGCACCAGTAACTCGACGTCCATGGCCAGGCCGAGGTTATCGATAACGAACTGCAGGCGAGCCTTGTACACATCGCCGATCTTCAATGGCAGCGGACCGGCGTTGAAAGCCAGGCCGCCAGCGGAGAGGTCGATGACCCGAGCTTCGACCGGGGTCCGGTCAGGACCGAAGAAACGCAGCTTGGCCGGAATTTTTACTCGGGCGTGTTGGCGCTGGGCTTCTGATTCATGCACTACGTTGGCGTTGACGGCGGTATTCATATGGACGATTTCCTAGTTAATTCAGGCGAGTTCGGTCAGACCATCAGCAGCAGCACAGCAACAAAGATGCTGCCGGCGGAGAAGGTCATGGTCCGAGACGACCAAGTGTTGAACCAACCTTGAAAGCTGGCGAGATCACGGGTCAGGGAAGTGGGCTGGCGAGTCCAGGACTGTCGGTCGAGGCGGAAGAACACGTAGATCTTCACCAGCGCGCCAACGATCTGGTTGTAATAGAGAATCGCCGGGTAGGCCGGGCCGATCGTGTGACCGGACAAAGACAGCAGCACGGTCAGGATCAGGCGGGTAATGCCGATCCACAGCAGGTAAACCAGGATGAACGCGGCGCCGTATTTGAAGGTGGCAATGAGCGCGACGGTCAGACCCAGCAGCGACGTCCACATCGACACACGCTGGTCGAACAGCACCACCGAAGTGAACAGGCCGAGACGTTTCATCCCCAGGCCCAAGGCGCGGGAGTTCTGCCGCAGGTTGTTGCCGTACCAGCGGAACATCAGTTTGCGACTGGCCTTGATGAAGCTTTTTTCCGGCGGATGTTCCACGGTGTGAATGGCGGCGTCCGGCACATAAAACGTGTCGTAGCCCAGGCGCATCAAGCTGAACCAGCTCGACTTGTCATCACCGGTGAGGAATTTGAAGCGACCCAGGCGCCAGTGTTGCAGCGAGTCGCTTTCCACGTCGGCGATGAAATCTGGGTTGGTCACCACAGTGGCGCGGAATACCGACATCCGCCCGGTCATGGTCAGCACGCGCTTGGACAGGGCCATCGAGCACATGTTGATGTGGCGCTGGGCGAAGCGCAGTTTGTGCCACTCGCTCATGATGTAGCCGCCGCGCACTTCGCAGAACTCGTTGGTGGTCAGGCCGCCGACATTGCCGAACAGCTGGAACCACGGCACGGTCTTGAGCACGACGCCTTCGGCGAGCACAGTGTCGCCATCGATCACTGCAACCACTGCGCGGTCGTCCGGCAGGTGGCGGGAGATGGCGCGGAAACCGTAAGCCAGGCCATCGCGCTTGCCGGTGCCGGGAATGCGCACGAAGTCGAGCTTTACGCGAGCCGGTGGGTTCATTTTGGCCCAAAGGCTTTTCACCAGCTTCTCATCGGACATTTCCACGATGGAGCAGACCATGGTGGTCGGCAGGCCGCAGTCGATCGCTTCGCGAATCACCGAGGCGTAGACCTGGGCGGTGGTCAGCGCGTCGATACGAAAACTGGTGACCATCAGAAACACATGGGACGGGTCTGCCGCTTTACCCAGCTTGCGCACTTTGCGCCGCAGGTGCGGGTAGACCACGTACAGAAACAGCATGCCGCGCAGAAAGTGCGTAGCACCCATCGAGTAGCGCCAGATACCGACGATACCGATCAGGAGGATGAAGTCCTTCGACTCGGCGTCGAACGTGGACGCAGGCAACGCCATGGCGATGCCCATCAAAATACTTAAGTAAAACAGCCAACCGGCGACCTGAAGTAGGCCGTGCTTTAGCCTGTGCATAATCTGCATCCGTCTCTATCTCGGGCGAGCCTGTGGGGTGGCCCGATGGGGTTAAGGCAGGCGAAAAAGCCGGGAGGGTTTGCTGGCGATGTGAGCCCCCGCAAACCCTCCCGATGCCGCTTGTTACCAGCAGATGCCTTCAGTCCGGCCACTCACGCTGGTGGCTTGGGACATGAAACCGACCAGGTCGATCACTTGCTTGCCGTGTGGAGCGTTCTGCGCCAGGGCGCGGAATTTCTCGTCACGGTTGCCGAGGATGATCACGTCGGAATTGTTGATCACGTCGTCGAAATTGGAATTGAGCAAGGACGAGACGTGAGGGATCTTCGACTCGATGTAATCCTTGTTCGCACCGTGGACACGGGCGTATTCGACGTTGGTGTCGTAGATGCTCAGGTCGTAGCCCTTGCCGATCAGCATTTCCGCCAGATCAACCAGCGGGCTTTCGCGCAGGTCGTCAGTACCGGCCTTGAAGCTCAGACCCAGCAGGGCGACTTTGCGTTTGCCGTGGCTGGTGACGATGTCGAAGGCGTTCTGCACCTGGGACTCGTTACTGCGCATCAACGAGTTGAGCAGCGGTGCTTCCACGTCCAGGGAGCCGGCGCGGTAGGTCAGGGCGCGAACGTCCTTCGGCAGGCAGGAACCGCCGAACGCGAAACCAGGGCGCATGTAGTACTGGGACAGGTTCAACGTCTTGTCCTGGCAGACCACTTCCATCACTTCGCGACCATCGACGCCGACGGCCTTGGCGATGTTGCCGATCTCGTTGGCGAAGGTCACCTTGGTGGCGTGCCACACGTTGCAGGTGTACTTGATCATCTCGGCCACTGCGATGTCCTTGCGGATGATCGGAGCGTCGAGTTCTTCGTACAGCGATTGCAGAACGTCACCCGAAGCTTTGTCGAACTCGCCGATGACGGTCATTGGCGGCAGGTCGTAGTCGGCGATCGCGGTGCTTTCACGCAGGAACTCAGGGTTCACCGCAACACCGAAGTCGACGCCGGCTTTCTTGCCGGAGCAGTCTTCGAGGATCGGGATCACTACGTTTGCCACAGTGCCTGGCAGTACGGTGCTGCGAACCACGATGGTGTGACGGGTGGTCTTGTCACGCAGGACAAAACCGATCTCGCGGCACACGGCTTCGATGTAGTTCAGTTCCAGATCGCCGTTCTTCTTGCTCGGCGTGCCGACGCAGATCATCGACAGGTCGGTGTCGCGAATCGCCTCGGCGAAGTTGGTCGTGCCGCGCAATTTGCCCGTCTCGATACCCTTCTGCAGAAGCTCGCCCAGACCCGGTTCAACGATCGGCGATTTACCGGCGTTGATCATATCGATTTTGTCTTTGGCAACATCGACGCCAACGACGTCATGGCCCCGTGCAGACAGGCAGCCGGCACATACTGCGCCGACGTAACCCAAACCAAATATGCTGATGCGCATCGCAATTACCTCTGTGTTTATCAAGCCATTACATGGCCGGAGTTAATGGTGTTCAGCGGTTATAGTGCACTCGGAAGTGCGCCTTAAAGGCGTCACAATGCCGCGTGCAGGCATATAAGTTCCGAGTGTCTAAATAAGTTCACTCAAGATGTGCGCAACTAGGCTTTTATTGTTATGGCGTGCCCTGTTATGCAGCTGATCTTCTAATCAGAAGACCTTCGTGCAAAGGTCTTGCGCGCTCAATGCCAGGCCAGAAGCCCGTAAATCAAGCGGTTGGGTGCTCAGGTGAGCACGTTTATAGGGGCGCAGCCTTGGCCTTGTAGGGGATATTTATGATGTTTACCTCCTGTCCTTCATGTGTTGCCCAAATCAGGGATCAGTAAGCAGAAGTTAATGTGACAACTTTGCTATGTGAATCTCTTCTCTGTGTAAGTTATCTCGTACAAGCTCAGAGAGAATGGTTACCGGTGGTATGAGCGACGCATTTGGACATAGTTCCTGTCCGTCCATCGCGAATTCTGAAATTTCTTGAAATATTGAAAAAGATGGCACTGCTTTCATATTGATAGCAACGCCTGTTTCGCCCTTGATACATAGGGTTATTGTCGGTTTAGATGGTTATTTGCCACTACTGATAAAAAAATTAAGTGCCACTACTGAAAAGAATCAACAAAGTCGAGTGAAGCTAAAGTTAGAAAATCGAGTGATTGATTTTTGACGTCAGTAGAGTGACGAATGGGGCGGGGAATTGTTGGACGATTGGACGTGGCGCACGACCCATTAATAAGGCGTGCGCCAACCGGGTGTTTACTCGGGGGCGTGATCGCGCAGGAACACCAGATTGTCCGGTTTAGACTGCTCGGCGCTATAGCGATAACCTTGTACGTCGAACTCTTTGAGGGCTTGCGGGTCGTTGATGCGCTCTTCAATGACGAAGCGAGTCATCATGCCGCGGGCCTTCTTCGCGTAGAAGCTGATGATCTTGTACTGGCCGTTCTTCAAATCCTTGAATTCGGTATTGATGATGCGCGCGTTCAGGGCGTTGCGTTTGACCGCCGAGAAGTACTCGTTGGAGGCCAGGTTAAGCAGCACGTCATCGCCTTGATCGGCCAGGGCTTCGTTCAGCCATTCGCTGATCCGTGTGCCCCAGAAGGCATACAAGTCCTTGCCACGGGCATTCGCCAGTTTGGTGCCCATCTCCAGTCGATACGGCTGCATCAGGTCCAGTGGGCGCAGCAGGCCGTACAGGCCGGACAACATGCGCAAGTGCTGCTGGGCGTAATCGAAATCGGCCTCGCTGAAGGTTTGAGCATTCAACCCGGTATAGACGTCGCCCTTGAATGCCAGCAGTGCCTGCTTGGCATTTTCCGGAGTGAACGCGGGCGTCCAACTGCCGAAACGCGCGGCGTTGAGCCCGCCGATCTTGTCGGAGACGTGCATCAACTCGCTGATCTGCGCAGGGGCCAGCTCGCGCAATTGCAGGATCAGCTCCTGGGAATGGTCGAGGTATTGTGGCTGGGTGAAGCGCTGGGTCGCCGGCGGTGTTTCGTAATCGAGGGTCTTGGCGGGGGAAATCACCATCAGCATGAAGTCGTCTCCTTTAATCGTGGGGGCGATTCTAGGGGGTTGTCCGTGTTGACTCCAGCTATGAGCGTCATAGGTGATCGGTGGTGCCATGGAACAAGATCGCAGCCTCGCTCCGCTCGACAGCTCCTACTGTGCGCGTACATCTGGAGCTGTCGAGCGAAGCGAGGCTGCGATCTTTTGATCTTCCCGCGATATAGTGCCGCGCGGGTTTTGTTATGGAGACATCCCATTGCGTATCGTTTTTCTATTCTCGGCCTGGCTGTTGAGCTTTGGTGCCATGGCGGCGTCGGGCGATGTGGCGACGCTTGATCGCAGCACCTGGCCTGAACAGCTCAACAGCCCGACCCTGTTTGATGTGGCATCACGGGCCGAGATCCTAATGTTTTCTCGCGTCCTGTTGGCCAGCGAATCCCTGGATGAAGTGAGCCTTGCCCAGCGCCTGGGGTTGCGCACGGTCAATCTGGAATCGATCAACAACCTGCGCCAGCGCATGTGGCAGCGACTGCTTACCAACTACAACTACGCCCAGCAGAGCTGCGATCAGGATGCCTCCTTCTGTTTCCTGGTCGAGGACATGGACACCCTGCGCCAGCAAGCCGCCAAGTTTCAGGTCAGCGATGAGAGCTACTACATAAAGTGGGCCGAGCCGAGCCGACTGTTCCACGCCCAGTACCTGGACGAGCAATTGCGCAAGGCAGCGCTGTTTCCGCAAACCAGCAGCGAAGTCGATCGTTTTGGCGACTATGAGCGCAACGGCGATCAGATGCATGACCGGCTGTTTTTGCTGACTTTCGACAGTGCCGCCAATACCGCGCCGGATAACACCGCCTGGGCCACGGAATACCTGCGCAAGTCGAACATGAGCGGCACGTTCTTCGTCCTCGGCAAGGACATCCAGGCCCGTCTGGCCGATCGTTCGGTAGCCAGCCTGCAAGCGACGTACTCGAAGCAGTGCATTGGCGCGCAAGGCTGGGAGTTTCGCTCCCACAGCCACTGGCAGGACTGGCAGGACTCGGTGCGACGCAGCGTCGATCTGGTCAAAAGCAAACTGCCCGAGAACTACGTGCCATTGTTTCGGCCGCCCGATGGTCAGCGTCGGTCTGATGCTGAAGGATTCTTCAAATCCCAAGGCTTGCAGGTGGCGCTGTGGGATATCGATGCCCAGGACGGTGCCGGCAAGCTAAAAGCCAATCAGAGCGCGCAACGGGTGTTGAGCCTGATGCTGTTGTGGCGCCACGGGGTGATCAACTTCAACGTGAAGCAGGATGCGCTGAAAACGGCAATGCCCTGGCTCATCACGCAAACGGCGCAAAGCGGAATCGGCTGGGAAGACTGTCAGGACGCGTTTCGCTGAAAACGGCGAAAGGCCGTAAACACTGGGCGATGAGTGATTTTTGGCGAGAATTCGATGCAGGCGGACTTCCGACTTTAACGGGATGATGGCAATCCGCCTAGTGCTATTGGTCACTCTGAAAAATAAACTTCAAAAAAACGTCAAAGTACTTTTTTCTGTCACAGGTTTTGGAGTATTACGAAGACAGACCGCCGAAACCTGCAGACAGGTGGCGTCTTCCAAGACCCAGCTTGATGCAGTTCACTTGCGTCCGCTCTTTGTCGGTAGTGCGGGGTGAATTCGGTGGCCACTTCGAGGCGCAGCACTGTCACGGTATTGCGTCGACTGGCTCCCACAAAGGTGACCGAGTATGGATGATCACGGACGTAGTTCTTCCTCCAACCAGCCAATCCTTTATGTACTCGATACCAACGTATTGATTCACGATCCAAACGCCCTGCTTAACTTCGAAGAACACCACGTCGCCATCCCGATGACCGTGCTTGAGGAGCTCGACAAGCTCAAGAGCGGGCATCACAGCGTGGCTGCGGAATGCCGACAGGCGATTCGCCTGATCGACAAGACTCTGGGCGATGCCAGCCCCGAAGATGTCGAACTCGGTGTGCCGATCCAGCGCGGCAAGAGTGGGCCCAAGGGTTTGCTGTCAATTTTGATGAGCAAACGTGCCGAACCGAACATCATTCTGCCTGAGCACCTGAACGACAACATCATCATCAACCAGTTGATCGACCTGCACGCGCGCGAACCAAAGCTGCCCGTGGTGCTGGTCACCAAAGACATCAACATGCGCCTCAAGGCCCGGGCTTGCGGGATTGCGGCCGAGGACTACAGCACCGACCAACTGGTTGACGACGTGTCGCTGCTGCCCAACGGTTATCACAACATGACCGGCTCCTTCTGGGACCGTGTGAGGAATGTCGACACCCGTCAGGATCATGGCCGCACCTGGCACCAAGTGCAGTTGATCGACAACCTGCCGGCGGTGCACATCAACGAGTTCATCATCGACGAACAGGGTTTTGTCGGCTGGATCAAGGAGATCGAGGAAGACAAGCTGCTGATTCTCGACCTGCATCAGGAACCCCTGTTGCACCAGGAAGCCTGGGGCCTGAAACCGCGGGACATCTATCAAAGCCTGGCGCTGTACGCCTTGCTCGATCCGGATATCCACCTGGTCAACCTGACCGGGGCAGCAGGTTCCGGTAAAACCATTCTCGCACTGGCGGCGGCGATCGAGCAGACCATGGTCAGCAAACGTTATCGCCGGATCATCGCGACCCGTAGCGTGCAGGGCCTGGATCAGGAAATCGGTTTCCTGCCCGGCACTGAAGCGGAAAAAATGGAGCCTTGGCTGGGCGCCATCACCGACAACCTCGAAGCCTTGCACATGGATGACGAAAACACCCATGGCAGTGTCGATTACATCCTCAGCAAAGTGCCGTTGCAGTTCAAATCCCTCAACTACATTCGAGGCCGCAGCTTCCAGCAGAGTCTGATCCTGATCGATGAGTGCCAGAACCTCACGCCGCACCAGATGAAAACCATCATCACTCGTGCCGGCGCCGGTTCCAAAGTGGTGTGCCTGGGTAACCTGGCGCAGATCGACACCCCTTACCTGTCCGCGACCAGTTCCGGGCTGACGTACCTGACAGAGCGCTTCAAGGATTTCCCCAACGGTGTGCACATCACCCTGCAAGGGGTGCCACGTTCGATTCTGGCTGAATACGCCGAATCGCATTTGTAAACCCTCACCAAAACCGGGCCGCCTCACAGGCCGCCCGGTTTTTTATGCCCAACACATAACCCTGTGGGAGCGGGCTTGCTCGCGAAGACGGCGGCACATCCGACATCAATGCGACTGACACACCGCATTCGCGAGCAAGCCCGCACACATTGGGTTTGTGGTGATCGGATAATCTTGCGTGCGGAATTTTGACCCACAGGTTTACAATCGGTGCTCCTGATCAGGAGTATCCCTGTGCTGACTCATCTCGATTCCCAAGGTCGCGCCAATATGGTCGACGTCACTGAAAAAGCCGTGACGTTCCGTGAAGCAACGGCCCAAGCCCTCGTGCGCATGCTGCCCGAAACCCTGCAGATGATCGTCAGCGGCGGTCACCCCAAGGGTGATGTGTTCGCCGTGGCGCGTATCGCTGGCATTCAGGCCGCGAAGAAAACCAGCGATCTGATCCCTCTGTGCCATCCGCTGCTGCTCACCGGCGTCAAGGTCGAACTCAATGCCGAAGGCGACGACACCGTGCGCATCGTCGCGCGCTGCAAGTTGTCCGGGCAGACCGGCGTAGAGATGGAAGCCCTGACTGCTGCCAGCGTCGCGGCGCTGACTATCTACGACATGTGCAAAGCTGTGGATCGCGGCATGACCATCGAAAGCGTGCGCCTGCTGGAGAAACTCGGCGGCAAGAGCGGCCATTTCCAGGCGGATCAGCCATGAACCTCACCGTAAAGTTTTTTGCCCGTTACCGTGAAGCGCTCGGCGTGGACTCGGTGAAGGTTGAAGGTGATTTCGCTACGGTCGACGATGTGCGTGCGCTGCTGGCCCAGCGTGAGGGTGCCGATGTGCTGAGCGAACAGAACCTGATGTGCGCCCGCAACGAAGACCTGTGCCAGCTCGATGAGCCGGTGAGCGATGGCGATGAAGTGGCATTTTTCCCGACTGTGACCGGAGGCTGAGCCATGGCGATTCGCGTGCAATCCACGGCGTTCGATCCGGGTGCTGAAGTCAACGCCATGCACGCCGCCAATGTGGGCGTTGGGGCGGTGGTGAGTTTTGTCGGCTATGTTCGCGACTTCAATGACGGACTCGACGTCGCCGGGATGTTCCTTGAGCACTACCCGGGCATGACTGAAAAAGCCCTCGCCAAGATCGCCACAGAGGCCGAGCAGCGCTGGCCGCTGCTCAAACTTGAAGTGCTGCATCGCATCGGTGCCCTGGAACCGGGTGAGCCGATCGTCTTCGTCGGCGCCGCCAGCGCCCACCGCCAGGCCGCGTTCGATGCCTGCGCCTTTGTCATGGACTACCTGAAAACCCGCGCACCGTTCTGGAAGAAAGAAAACACCCCTGACGGGTCGCGTTGGGTTGAAGGGCGCGACAGTGATCATGCGGCGGCGGATCGCTGGAAGCAGTAAACAGCCAGTAAGTTCTTCATTGACTGTCAGTCCGCCTTGCTCGCGAAGAGGCCATCTGCATCACCCCATTTCCCACTGATTGACCTCCCGACCATCGGCGGCCACATCTTCAAGAACCCCGATTGACGGCCTATACATAAAAGTCCAGTATGGAATTATAAGTACAAAAAAGCGCTTCCCCGTTTCTGCTCATTCTTCTGTCTTGCCAAACCAACAACAACCCGCGAGAGAACGAACATGAAGAAATTCCCCCTCATCACCGGTCTGGCTCTGAGCCTGTTGGCGTGCAGCAGCCTGTCCGCCGCCGATAAAACCCTGCGCATCGGTATCGAAGCGGCTTATCCGCCGTTCGCGTCCAAAACCGATAAAGGTGAGATTGTCGGGTTCGACTACGACATCGGCAGTGCCCTGTGCGCGCAGATGAAGGTCAAGTGCGTTTGGGTCGAAGGTGAGTTCGACGGTCTGATTCCTTCCCTTAAAGTGAAGAAAATCGACATGGCGCTGTCGTCCATGACCATCAACGAAGACCGCAAGAAGTCGGTGGATTTCACCCACAAGTACTATTTCACCTCATCGCGTCTGGTGATGAAGGACGGTGCGGTCGTGGATGACCAGTACGCCAGCCTCAAGGGCAAGACTGTTGGTGTGCAGCGCGCCACCACTACCGACCGTTATGCCACTGAGGTTTTTGAACCGAAGGGTATCAACGTCAAGCGTTACGGCAACAACGAAGAGATCTACATGGATCTGGCTGCCGGTCGCCTCGATGCCATTTTTGCCGATACCATCCCGCTGAATGACTTCCTGACGATGCCGCGTGGAAAGGGTTATGCCTTTGTCGGGCCGGAGCTCAAGGATCCGAAATACGTGGGCGAGGGCGCCGGGATCGCGGTGCGCAAGGGCAACACTGAGTTGGTCTCCGAGCTGAACACGGCCATCGACGGCATTCGCGCCAGTGGCGAGTACCAGAAGATTTCAGAGAAGTACTTCAAGTCTGATATCTACGGCGATTGATCAATTGCTGGCGGGGGCTTTCTCACGAAAGCCTCTGCGCGGTTCCGATTCCTGAAAAACGCTTGAAAGTTAATCCCTTCTTAACCGGCTTGTCGTCTATTCCCCGATACCCCGATGTGCGCGCCGGACTCTCAAAGGTCAGGGCCAGCGTGTAGACTTCTGGGCAATCGATATTTAGAAGGGAAACGCAATGAGCGAGGAAACGATGCGGTTGGGCCGTGAACGGCGCTATCTGGTGTTGCTGGGCTTCATCTGCCTGGGGCTGATCGGTGGCGCGATGTACATGCAAATTGTTCTGGGCGAGGCGCCATGCCCGCTGTGCATCCTGCAACGTTATGCGTTGCTGCTGATTGCGCTCTTCGCGTTCATCGGCGCGGCCATGCGCACCCGGCGCAGCATCACGGTATTTGAAACCCTGGTGGTGATCTGCGCCATTGCAGGCGTCGGGGTGGCCGGGCATCACGTCTATACCCAGTTCTATCCGGCGGTCAGCTGCGGCATCGATGTACTGCAACCGATAGTGGACGGTTTGCCACTGGCGAAGATCTTCCCGCTGGGCTTCCAGGTCGACGGCTTCTGCTCCACGCCGTACCCGCCGATCCTCGGTCTGTCGCTTGCACAATGGGCGCTGCTAGCCTTTGTGCTAATCGTGGTGCTGGTGCCGCTGCTCACTTCGCGTAATCGCAAAGCCCTGCGCTGAAGTCATCCGCCGCATCGCTGCCACACAAAAAAACGCCCCGGCCCTCGTTGAGGGGGTCGGGGCGTTTTGCATTTCAGGGCGCAGGTAAAATGACCTTGATGCGCGACAAGTATGGGTGCGGCACGTGTGCGACATGTTGTCACAGCGGGAGTGTCGCAAGGCATTACAGGGCGCCGAATTGGTACATGGCTACGCAACAAAATTGGCCTGTTTTAGCGTCTGGCAACTTCAGCCTCAAAAATCCGGAACAGGCAGTTTTAACAGGCCTTGGCGAATCGCCGAAGCCCTTGTCACATGGGGGTTTTGGCAGGGTCGAAGGAGGGCGCAGAGC
It encodes:
- the algK gene encoding alginate biosynthesis TPR repeat lipoprotein AlgK — encoded protein: MPVTSPLRILPVPLTLAMAIALAGCAGLPDQRLANEALKRGDTTLAAQNYQQLADLGYSEAQVGLADIQVDSRDPAQIKKAEATYRAAASVSPRAQARLGRLLVAKPGSTEAEQHEAEGLLKKATAAGEGNTLIPLAMLYLQYPHSFPNVNAQQQISQWRAEGKPEAGLAQVLLYRTQGTYDQHLDEVETICKAALNTTDICYVELATVYQKKAQPEQQAELIKQMQAAQARGTVSAQRVDSVARVLGDASLGTTDEKTAQSLLEGIAPGYPASWVSLAQLLYDFPELGDVDTMMKYLDNGRAADQPRAELLLGKLYYEGKMVPADAKVAEEHFKKAVDREVAADYYLGQIYRRGYLGKVYSQKALDHLLKAARNGQNSADFAIAQLFSQGKGTRPDPLNAYVFSQLAKAQNTPQATELAQTLEAQLPPAQLAEAQRLLKQEQAVRGALSQNTLELHALEEEDGEESL
- a CDS encoding alginate biosynthesis protein Alg44, with the translated sequence MNTAVNANVVHESEAQRQHARVKIPAKLRFFGPDRTPVEARVIDLSAGGLAFNAGPLPLKIGDVYKARLQFVIDNLGLAMDVELLVRSHDRETGRTGCQFQNLESQDISTLRHLITSHLAGDIVTMGEVLATLQRDNFTKARKVKDGGHGMTPFGRLRAVTFSFAIFLVGLTAFGFIFKSVYGMYFVSHAQAGLVSVAGMNITMPRDGTVQSLVKTDGVAAKGAPLATFSTSMLDVLKGHLDDNQLQPAKVEELFGKQMTGTLTSPCDCTVAQQMVADGQYASKGDVIFQLVPRNSEANVEARFSYRQFGDVLPGSTVSFQIAGEDKTRSGTIVSSTSLKSADLSSDIRVLIKPDEPLDSKFAGRPVEVNSTRGPNLNWLIDKAMAAGR
- the alg8 gene encoding mannuronan synthase, translated to MHRLKHGLLQVAGWLFYLSILMGIAMALPASTFDAESKDFILLIGIVGIWRYSMGATHFLRGMLFLYVVYPHLRRKVRKLGKAADPSHVFLMVTSFRIDALTTAQVYASVIREAIDCGLPTTMVCSIVEMSDEKLVKSLWAKMNPPARVKLDFVRIPGTGKRDGLAYGFRAISRHLPDDRAVVAVIDGDTVLAEGVVLKTVPWFQLFGNVGGLTTNEFCEVRGGYIMSEWHKLRFAQRHINMCSMALSKRVLTMTGRMSVFRATVVTNPDFIADVESDSLQHWRLGRFKFLTGDDKSSWFSLMRLGYDTFYVPDAAIHTVEHPPEKSFIKASRKLMFRWYGNNLRQNSRALGLGMKRLGLFTSVVLFDQRVSMWTSLLGLTVALIATFKYGAAFILVYLLWIGITRLILTVLLSLSGHTIGPAYPAILYYNQIVGALVKIYVFFRLDRQSWTRQPTSLTRDLASFQGWFNTWSSRTMTFSAGSIFVAVLLLMV
- a CDS encoding nucleotide sugar dehydrogenase, which produces MRISIFGLGYVGAVCAGCLSARGHDVVGVDVAKDKIDMINAGKSPIVEPGLGELLQKGIETGKLRGTTNFAEAIRDTDLSMICVGTPSKKNGDLELNYIEAVCREIGFVLRDKTTRHTIVVRSTVLPGTVANVVIPILEDCSGKKAGVDFGVAVNPEFLRESTAIADYDLPPMTVIGEFDKASGDVLQSLYEELDAPIIRKDIAVAEMIKYTCNVWHATKVTFANEIGNIAKAVGVDGREVMEVVCQDKTLNLSQYYMRPGFAFGGSCLPKDVRALTYRAGSLDVEAPLLNSLMRSNESQVQNAFDIVTSHGKRKVALLGLSFKAGTDDLRESPLVDLAEMLIGKGYDLSIYDTNVEYARVHGANKDYIESKIPHVSSLLNSNFDDVINNSDVIILGNRDEKFRALAQNAPHGKQVIDLVGFMSQATSVSGRTEGICW
- the yaaA gene encoding peroxide stress protein YaaA, which gives rise to MLMVISPAKTLDYETPPATQRFTQPQYLDHSQELILQLRELAPAQISELMHVSDKIGGLNAARFGSWTPAFTPENAKQALLAFKGDVYTGLNAQTFSEADFDYAQQHLRMLSGLYGLLRPLDLMQPYRLEMGTKLANARGKDLYAFWGTRISEWLNEALADQGDDVLLNLASNEYFSAVKRNALNARIINTEFKDLKNGQYKIISFYAKKARGMMTRFVIEERINDPQALKEFDVQGYRYSAEQSKPDNLVFLRDHAPE